A genomic segment from Desulfallas thermosapovorans DSM 6562 encodes:
- a CDS encoding peptidylprolyl isomerase has protein sequence MRRNTIILLSLTLSLALVFLGGCGSNVVATVNGENITSQELDEAVATQMDTLAQQGFVLEGEQAREMEKMLQQDVLNQLIDQRLVLAEVERLGLMPTDKEVQEEIATLKEQLDSEGEFKKFLAAYGINEPKLGDFMKEQLAVNKLYEKISSEVPQPTETEISDYYAKNSAQYTDPEQRQVSHILIGVGDYSNGKNRSEMDAKVLALQIVDKVASGADFAQLAREYSDDLGSKDNGGQYPAFSKGSGFAEEFENAAFALQEGKYTVEPVKTTFGYHIIRLDKLIPAKTYTLDEVKDQIITSLRNERVNQKVAEYMQELRDNADIVNKLAEQPAEQQSGTEPENQSTKK, from the coding sequence TTGCGTAGAAATACCATAATTCTTTTAAGTTTAACGCTTTCACTGGCGCTTGTTTTTCTCGGAGGCTGCGGCAGCAATGTGGTGGCTACTGTGAACGGTGAAAATATTACATCCCAGGAACTGGACGAAGCGGTAGCCACCCAAATGGACACTCTGGCCCAACAAGGTTTCGTGCTGGAGGGTGAACAGGCCAGGGAAATGGAAAAGATGTTGCAGCAGGACGTGTTAAACCAGTTAATCGACCAGCGCTTAGTGCTGGCGGAAGTGGAACGTTTGGGGCTTATGCCCACGGATAAAGAGGTGCAGGAAGAAATTGCCACTCTTAAGGAGCAACTGGACAGCGAAGGGGAGTTTAAGAAATTTTTGGCGGCCTATGGGATAAACGAACCCAAGCTGGGAGATTTTATGAAGGAGCAGCTGGCTGTTAATAAACTGTATGAAAAAATAAGTTCCGAGGTGCCCCAGCCCACCGAGACCGAAATAAGTGATTATTATGCTAAAAACAGTGCCCAGTATACTGACCCGGAGCAGCGGCAGGTCAGCCATATCTTAATCGGTGTGGGCGATTATTCCAATGGTAAAAACCGCAGCGAAATGGATGCCAAGGTGCTGGCGCTGCAGATTGTGGATAAGGTGGCCTCAGGTGCCGACTTTGCCCAATTGGCCAGGGAGTACAGTGATGACCTGGGCAGTAAGGATAACGGCGGCCAATATCCCGCCTTTAGCAAAGGGAGTGGCTTTGCCGAAGAATTTGAAAATGCCGCCTTTGCCCTGCAGGAGGGTAAATATACAGTGGAGCCCGTCAAGACTACCTTTGGTTATCACATTATTCGTCTGGACAAACTTATTCCCGCGAAAACTTATACCCTGGACGAAGTTAAGGATCAAATTATCACCAGCCTGCGTAATGAGCGGGTCAACCAAAAAGTAGCGGAATATATGCAGGAACTGCGGGATAATGCTGATATAGTAAACAAGCTGGCGGAGCAGCCTGCGGAGCAACAATCCGGTACTGAGCCGGAAAATCAATCGACAAAAAAATAG
- the mfd gene encoding transcription-repair coupling factor, which yields MQGLLKLIKETPECVALVRGLAAHRSQQQVFGLTGSQRNLLMAAMVTTGYPVVLVVTPGELEAGRVVDDLSALLPQLRVVQFPVHEQLPYQVLAHGMEVTASRLRVLEALCLGEQVVVVAPVEALLSRLSPPGVFAGARLELAVGMRQEIGELVRRLVAMGYERVDLVERAGQFSVRGGIADIFPMTRELPVRLEFFDDEVDSIRQFEVQSQRSDQKIDRLVVFPARETVAGRELWAMGYSAVKAEYLASRRKLAKSGDQAALGFLEEHFGQLLDMLNGEVYFPGLEQFTPYFYPRPVSLLDYLPAGTPVFIDEPLKIKEVVQSIQRERAEIYADLLTRGKVLPGQVKCYLNWDELHEDIAEHEAVYFSFMPRQAPFIRPQKIVNFAAKSMHSFLGHTDILADEIRQWRRNGNAVVLLVTGPDRGRHLLDALRDEKVDAFYLSSLDQEVKPGHVVITHGILSGGFELVNARLVVITEAEIFGQRKVRKREQPREAGNRLEPFTDLKAGDYVVHVNHGIGRYLGIVPLEIGGIRKEYLQVKYAGEDKLYVPTDQVSLLQKYLGAEADSPRLSKLGGAEWNRVKNRVREAVRDMAQELLALYAARETVQGYAFGPDTVWQKEFEDAFPYEETPDQLRAISEVKRDMERPRPMDRLLCGDVGYGKTEVALRAAFKAVMESKQVAVLVPTTILAQQHYNTFRERFAGYPVTVEMLSRFRTPKEQRLIIQGLKEGSVDIVIGTHRLVQEDVVFKDLGLLVVDEEQRFGVAHKEKLKKLRTSVDVLTLTATPIPRTLHMSLVGVRDTSLLETPPENRFPVQTYVLEEDPLLIREAIRRELGRGGQVYYVHNRVADLDNVASWVKGLVPEARIVTAHGQMREEELEQIMLDFIDREYDVLVCTTIIESGLDISNVNTLIIKEANNFGLAQLYQLRGRVGRANRLAYAYLTFRKDRVLNEVAEKRLAAIREFTEFGSGYKIAMRDLEIRGAGNLLGAEQHGHIAAVGFDMYCRLLEEAVREARGQQEEKPVDTVVELPVEAYIPNQYIADANQKVEIYRRIASLQSTGGIADLEEELVDRFGDLPQAVQNLLRVSRIRIMAGHLKIKSVNKQQGFYRLTFAPGHTLTGEKLVQLGEHYRNKVKFSHADGDFEIRYKVREAGRLPAEQMDELERFLKNLAGKTHTF from the coding sequence TTGCAAGGTTTATTAAAATTAATCAAGGAAACTCCGGAGTGCGTTGCCCTGGTGAGGGGTTTGGCGGCCCACCGAAGCCAGCAGCAAGTGTTCGGGTTAACCGGTTCCCAGCGCAATCTGCTGATGGCGGCCATGGTAACTACCGGTTACCCGGTGGTCCTGGTGGTGACGCCGGGTGAGTTGGAGGCAGGGCGGGTGGTGGATGATTTATCCGCGCTGCTGCCGCAATTGCGGGTGGTGCAATTCCCGGTGCACGAGCAGCTTCCTTACCAGGTGCTGGCCCACGGTATGGAGGTGACGGCCTCCCGGCTAAGGGTGCTGGAGGCCCTGTGTCTGGGCGAGCAGGTGGTGGTGGTGGCCCCGGTGGAGGCACTACTGTCCCGGCTCAGCCCGCCGGGCGTGTTTGCCGGCGCCCGGTTGGAGTTGGCCGTAGGTATGCGGCAGGAAATTGGGGAACTGGTACGCCGCCTGGTAGCCATGGGCTATGAAAGGGTCGACTTGGTGGAAAGGGCCGGGCAGTTCAGCGTACGCGGCGGTATTGCAGATATTTTCCCCATGACCCGGGAGTTGCCTGTACGTTTGGAATTTTTCGATGACGAAGTGGATTCCATCCGCCAGTTTGAAGTCCAGTCACAGCGTTCCGACCAAAAGATCGACCGGCTGGTGGTTTTTCCGGCCCGGGAAACCGTGGCCGGCCGGGAGTTGTGGGCCATGGGATACAGTGCCGTTAAGGCGGAGTACCTGGCCTCGCGGCGCAAATTGGCCAAATCCGGCGATCAAGCGGCCCTGGGCTTTTTGGAAGAGCATTTCGGGCAATTGCTGGATATGCTTAATGGTGAAGTTTATTTTCCCGGGCTGGAACAATTTACCCCTTATTTTTATCCCCGGCCGGTAAGCCTGCTGGATTATCTTCCAGCAGGAACACCCGTATTTATAGACGAGCCGCTGAAGATTAAGGAAGTGGTGCAAAGCATCCAGCGGGAGCGGGCCGAGATTTATGCCGACCTCCTTACCAGGGGTAAGGTGTTGCCCGGGCAAGTAAAATGTTACCTTAACTGGGATGAATTGCATGAGGACATTGCTGAACACGAGGCGGTTTACTTTTCCTTTATGCCCCGCCAGGCCCCCTTTATCCGGCCCCAGAAGATAGTCAATTTCGCGGCCAAGTCCATGCATAGCTTTTTAGGCCATACCGATATACTGGCCGATGAAATACGCCAGTGGCGCCGCAACGGCAACGCCGTGGTGCTTTTGGTGACGGGGCCGGACCGGGGGCGCCACCTGTTGGATGCCCTGCGGGATGAAAAGGTGGACGCCTTTTATTTATCTTCTTTGGATCAGGAGGTTAAACCGGGCCATGTGGTCATTACCCACGGGATATTATCCGGGGGTTTTGAACTGGTCAACGCCCGGTTAGTGGTGATCACCGAGGCTGAAATATTTGGCCAGCGCAAAGTTAGAAAACGGGAGCAACCCCGGGAGGCGGGCAACCGGCTGGAGCCCTTCACCGACCTCAAGGCCGGGGATTACGTGGTCCATGTGAACCACGGTATTGGCCGGTACCTGGGCATTGTGCCGCTGGAAATAGGGGGTATTCGCAAGGAATACCTGCAGGTTAAATATGCCGGTGAAGATAAACTGTACGTACCCACCGACCAGGTTTCGTTGCTGCAAAAATACCTGGGCGCCGAGGCCGATAGCCCGCGACTTTCCAAGCTGGGCGGTGCGGAATGGAACCGGGTGAAAAACCGGGTCCGGGAAGCGGTGCGGGATATGGCCCAGGAATTACTGGCCCTGTATGCTGCCCGGGAAACGGTGCAGGGTTACGCTTTCGGGCCGGATACGGTATGGCAGAAGGAATTTGAGGACGCCTTCCCTTACGAGGAAACGCCCGACCAGCTGCGGGCCATCAGTGAAGTGAAAAGGGATATGGAAAGGCCGCGGCCCATGGACCGGTTGCTTTGCGGCGATGTGGGCTATGGCAAAACAGAGGTGGCGCTGCGGGCGGCCTTTAAGGCGGTGATGGAAAGCAAACAGGTGGCCGTGCTGGTGCCTACCACTATCCTGGCCCAGCAGCATTATAACACCTTCAGGGAACGGTTTGCCGGTTATCCCGTGACAGTGGAGATGCTCAGCCGCTTCCGGACGCCCAAAGAGCAGCGCTTGATTATCCAGGGACTTAAAGAGGGCAGCGTGGATATAGTTATCGGCACCCACAGGCTGGTTCAGGAGGATGTTGTCTTTAAGGACCTGGGTTTACTGGTGGTGGACGAAGAACAACGTTTTGGTGTGGCACACAAGGAAAAGTTGAAAAAATTACGTACCAGCGTAGATGTTTTGACCCTGACCGCTACGCCCATTCCCCGTACGCTGCACATGTCGCTGGTGGGGGTGCGGGATACCAGCCTGCTGGAGACGCCGCCGGAAAACCGGTTTCCGGTGCAGACCTATGTGCTGGAGGAAGATCCGCTGTTGATTCGGGAGGCCATTCGCCGGGAACTGGGCCGGGGGGGGCAGGTTTATTATGTACACAACCGGGTGGCCGACCTGGATAACGTTGCCTCGTGGGTTAAAGGACTGGTACCCGAGGCCCGCATTGTTACAGCCCACGGGCAAATGCGGGAAGAAGAGCTGGAACAGATCATGCTGGACTTTATTGACCGGGAATATGATGTACTGGTGTGCACTACCATTATCGAAAGCGGCTTGGATATTTCAAATGTCAATACGTTAATTATAAAAGAAGCTAACAACTTTGGCCTGGCCCAGCTTTACCAGTTACGGGGCCGGGTAGGCCGCGCCAACCGGTTGGCCTATGCGTATCTTACCTTCCGTAAGGACAGGGTGCTCAATGAAGTGGCCGAAAAAAGATTGGCGGCCATCAGGGAGTTTACCGAATTTGGTTCGGGTTATAAAATTGCCATGCGCGACCTGGAAATCAGGGGTGCCGGCAACTTGCTGGGGGCGGAACAGCATGGCCATATCGCAGCGGTGGGCTTTGATATGTACTGCCGGCTATTGGAGGAGGCGGTACGGGAAGCCCGGGGACAACAGGAGGAAAAACCCGTGGACACCGTGGTGGAATTACCCGTGGAGGCGTATATACCAAACCAGTATATCGCCGACGCCAATCAAAAGGTGGAAATATACCGGCGCATTGCCTCACTGCAAAGTACCGGCGGCATTGCTGATTTGGAAGAGGAATTGGTGGATCGTTTCGGTGATTTACCGCAGGCGGTGCAAAACCTGTTAAGGGTATCCCGAATCAGGATTATGGCCGGGCATTTAAAAATAAAGTCAGTGAATAAACAACAGGGTTTTTACCGGTTGACCTTCGCCCCGGGACATACCCTTACCGGTGAAAAACTGGTACAACTGGGCGAACACTATCGTAATAAGGTAAAATTCAGCCATGCCGACGGTGATTTTGAAATCCGTTATAAAGTACGGGAGGCCGGGCGCCTGCCTGCAGAGCAGATGGATGAACTGGAAAGGTTTTTGAAAAATTTGGCGGGTAAAACGCACACTTTTTAA
- a CDS encoding AbrB/MazE/SpoVT family DNA-binding domain-containing protein, translated as MIKAKLTSKGQITISAAIRRKLNLQPGDELLFEFNRDDEAKLRAIKRKPLT; from the coding sequence ATGATTAAGGCAAAGCTAACAAGTAAGGGCCAAATAACAATTTCTGCAGCCATCCGGCGCAAGCTTAACCTGCAACCAGGTGACGAACTTTTATTTGAATTTAACCGGGACGATGAAGCCAAACTGCGGGCAATCAAACGCAAGCCATTGACCTAA
- the pth gene encoding aminoacyl-tRNA hydrolase, with amino-acid sequence MKLVVGLGNPGPRYALTRHNAGFMAVDRLAKRLETPVDRIFFNSLVGQGVLAGEKIILAKPQTYMNLSGQAVVALLNWYKLAPADLIVIYDDLDLPPGRLRIRDRGSAGGHRGMASIISLLGTGDFIRVRIGIGRPPVPGPEVADWVLARPAPEDMEAICRVLETVPGVVEEIVRAGVVSAMNKFNGWR; translated from the coding sequence TTGAAACTGGTGGTGGGTTTAGGTAACCCGGGACCCAGGTACGCGCTGACCAGGCACAATGCCGGTTTTATGGCGGTGGACCGGCTGGCGAAGCGGCTGGAAACGCCGGTGGACCGTATTTTTTTCAACTCCCTGGTGGGACAAGGGGTTTTGGCGGGGGAGAAAATTATCCTGGCCAAGCCCCAGACTTATATGAATTTAAGCGGGCAGGCGGTGGTTGCGCTGCTGAACTGGTACAAACTGGCCCCTGCCGATTTGATAGTTATTTACGATGATTTGGACCTGCCCCCCGGCCGGCTGCGCATTCGGGATCGGGGCAGCGCCGGCGGGCACCGGGGGATGGCTTCAATCATTAGCCTCTTGGGAACCGGAGATTTTATCCGGGTGCGCATCGGCATCGGGCGTCCTCCGGTGCCCGGCCCAGAGGTGGCGGACTGGGTGCTGGCCCGCCCCGCCCCGGAGGATATGGAGGCCATCTGCCGGGTACTGGAAACCGTGCCCGGGGTGGTGGAGGAGATCGTCCGGGCCGGGGTGGTGTCCGCCATGAACAAGTTCAACGGGTGGAGGTGA
- a CDS encoding DnaJ family domain-containing protein — translation MDIVAVIAENKIREAIKKGDFDNLSGRGKPLKVEDLSGVPEELRASYIILKNYGALPPEMELAKEIVTLQRLVNCCYRDEEKTALRKKLNEKMLRFNLLMEKRGATPALQFYQDKIEQKLLSD, via the coding sequence GTGGATATTGTGGCGGTAATTGCCGAAAATAAAATCCGCGAGGCCATCAAGAAGGGCGATTTTGATAATCTTTCCGGCCGGGGAAAACCCCTGAAAGTGGAGGACCTTTCCGGCGTGCCCGAAGAATTGCGGGCGTCTTACATTATTTTGAAAAACTACGGAGCGCTACCACCCGAGATGGAGCTGGCCAAGGAAATTGTAACGCTACAAAGATTGGTTAATTGCTGCTACCGTGATGAAGAGAAAACCGCCTTGCGAAAAAAATTAAACGAAAAAATGCTCAGGTTCAACCTGTTGATGGAAAAACGGGGCGCAACCCCAGCACTGCAGTTTTACCAGGATAAAATTGAACAAAAGCTACTTTCGGATTAA
- the dtd gene encoding D-aminoacyl-tRNA deacylase, with translation MRAVVQRVTRAQVLIDGQVISKISRGLLVLVGIGIDDTNSAADYLAQKIVDLRIFEDSAGKMNLSLKDINGQLLVVSQFTLYGDCRKGKRPSFSSAARPETASEIYNYLIDKFHKLGVSKVQTGVFAAHMEVELVNDGPVTILLDSDKKF, from the coding sequence ATGCGCGCAGTTGTGCAGAGGGTAACCAGAGCTCAAGTTCTTATCGATGGACAAGTTATATCGAAGATATCCAGGGGATTACTGGTGCTTGTTGGTATTGGAATCGATGATACCAATAGCGCAGCGGATTACCTGGCCCAAAAAATTGTAGATTTAAGGATTTTTGAAGATTCCGCCGGCAAAATGAATTTGTCCCTTAAAGATATAAACGGTCAGTTGCTGGTTGTATCGCAATTCACGTTATATGGAGATTGCAGGAAAGGGAAGAGGCCATCCTTTTCAAGTGCCGCCAGGCCGGAAACAGCCAGTGAAATTTACAATTATTTAATAGACAAGTTTCACAAATTAGGTGTTTCCAAAGTGCAAACCGGTGTTTTTGCCGCCCATATGGAGGTGGAACTGGTAAACGATGGTCCCGTTACTATTCTGCTGGATAGCGATAAAAAATTTTAA
- a CDS encoding 50S ribosomal protein L25, translating to MSNVNLQVNVRQRKGKSYRKELARRGMIPGVVYGKAVGSIPVEVELKPLQKILSSNPNAIIDLTIKGSGLEKEKQYKVLIKDAQYGIIQHDLISVDLHQISLDNKIDMTVPLKFTGEVGDGIAQFALRELQVSCLPVDIPKEITVNIEGLSVGDTIAVRDIAVPDKVEVLDEPGATVLTVVAQGVEESPDIEAEAGEGEAGTAGDETPA from the coding sequence ATGTCAAATGTTAATTTGCAAGTTAACGTAAGGCAGCGAAAGGGTAAAAGCTATCGTAAAGAACTGGCCCGCCGGGGCATGATACCCGGTGTGGTTTATGGCAAAGCGGTGGGTAGTATCCCGGTGGAAGTGGAATTAAAGCCGCTGCAAAAAATTTTATCCAGCAATCCCAATGCGATTATTGACTTGACCATCAAGGGGTCGGGGCTGGAGAAAGAAAAGCAGTACAAAGTGTTAATCAAGGACGCGCAGTACGGTATCATTCAGCATGATTTGATCAGTGTGGACCTGCACCAGATTTCCCTTGATAATAAAATTGATATGACGGTACCGCTTAAATTCACCGGTGAGGTTGGCGATGGTATTGCACAATTTGCCCTGCGGGAATTGCAAGTATCCTGTTTGCCTGTTGATATTCCCAAAGAAATTACCGTTAACATAGAGGGTTTGTCGGTGGGGGATACCATAGCCGTGCGGGATATCGCCGTTCCGGACAAGGTGGAAGTTTTGGACGAGCCTGGCGCTACAGTGTTAACAGTGGTTGCCCAGGGAGTCGAGGAATCACCGGATATTGAAGCCGAGGCCGGGGAGGGTGAGGCCGGCACGGCCGGGGATGAAACACCGGCCTAA
- a CDS encoding PRC-barrel domain-containing protein — translation MRKSKQFISMPVISLEEGRQIGTVKGLVVDPGLKRVAALIIEQKGWFNDQKFIPYSNVHSVGEDAVTIKHGTMVQKGGNLPEIISLAKNKVKISGARMVTESGTVLGEADDYYVNLASGEMIGLEFSGSFINGLFSGKAFLDINHVLTIGKDMVVCSDKSPEEAVKLDGGLQERLRSVKDSTSHLWESTLQKTRELGSNVNNSITRIKRSKKENETPKPPVKESIPRSGEQTEPLGQKPPEGQATPENKPRID, via the coding sequence TTGCGCAAAAGTAAACAATTTATTTCCATGCCGGTAATAAGCCTGGAAGAAGGCCGGCAAATCGGCACCGTTAAAGGGCTGGTGGTTGATCCCGGGTTAAAAAGGGTGGCCGCCCTGATCATAGAACAAAAGGGATGGTTTAACGATCAGAAGTTTATCCCCTACAGCAATGTACATAGTGTCGGTGAAGACGCAGTCACGATAAAACACGGCACTATGGTACAAAAGGGCGGTAACCTGCCGGAAATAATCAGCCTGGCCAAAAACAAAGTCAAAATAAGCGGTGCCCGCATGGTAACCGAGAGCGGCACTGTGCTTGGCGAGGCTGATGATTACTATGTCAACCTTGCTTCGGGTGAAATGATCGGCCTGGAATTCAGCGGCAGTTTTATAAATGGCCTGTTTAGCGGCAAAGCCTTTTTAGATATAAATCATGTCCTTACCATCGGGAAGGATATGGTGGTTTGCTCCGATAAGTCCCCGGAAGAAGCAGTCAAACTTGACGGGGGTCTGCAGGAAAGATTGCGCAGCGTAAAGGATTCCACCAGTCACCTGTGGGAGTCAACTTTACAAAAAACCCGGGAACTGGGCTCCAACGTGAACAACTCCATCACCAGAATAAAACGCAGTAAAAAAGAAAACGAAACCCCGAAACCTCCGGTAAAGGAATCAATACCCCGGTCCGGTGAGCAAACGGAGCCATTGGGGCAAAAGCCACCGGAAGGGCAGGCAACACCGGAAAACAAGCCCCGCATTGATTAA
- a CDS encoding ribose-phosphate diphosphokinase, with product MSSRQRLKIFTGNANAALAEEIAHYLGVSVGAAKVTRFSDGEIQVKINESVRGADVFIIQPTCEPVNEHLMELLVMVDAVRRASARRITAVTPYYGYARQDRKARARDPITAKLVANLITASGARRVITMDLHAGQIQGFFDIPVDHLPGVPLLAQYFMQRKVDNVVVVSPDLGGVQRARDLAERIGAPIAIIDKRRPEPNVAEIMNIIGDISGKNVIMIDDIIDTAGTITQAAAALKKWGAGDIFVCCTHPVLSGPAVERLAGAPIREVLVTNTIPLPESKVIDKIKILSVAPLLGEAIIRIHEDLSVSKLFD from the coding sequence ATGTCATCCCGACAACGGCTGAAAATATTTACAGGAAACGCCAATGCCGCCCTGGCGGAGGAAATTGCCCATTATTTAGGCGTTTCCGTGGGAGCCGCCAAGGTTACCCGCTTTAGTGACGGGGAGATACAGGTCAAAATAAATGAAAGTGTGCGGGGCGCGGATGTTTTTATTATTCAACCCACCTGTGAACCGGTAAACGAGCATTTGATGGAACTGCTGGTGATGGTGGACGCCGTGCGTCGGGCGTCGGCCCGCAGAATTACAGCGGTAACCCCCTATTACGGGTATGCCCGGCAGGATCGCAAAGCCAGGGCCCGGGACCCCATCACCGCCAAGCTGGTGGCTAATTTAATTACCGCCAGCGGTGCCCGCCGGGTTATTACCATGGATTTACACGCCGGGCAGATCCAGGGTTTTTTTGATATACCGGTGGACCACCTGCCCGGCGTGCCGCTATTGGCCCAGTATTTTATGCAGCGGAAAGTAGATAATGTGGTGGTGGTGAGTCCGGATTTGGGCGGCGTGCAGCGGGCCCGTGATTTGGCGGAGAGAATTGGTGCCCCCATCGCCATTATTGATAAGAGACGCCCGGAACCCAATGTGGCGGAAATTATGAATATTATCGGTGATATTAGCGGTAAAAATGTCATTATGATTGATGATATCATAGATACGGCCGGTACCATCACCCAGGCGGCAGCCGCCCTTAAAAAATGGGGGGCCGGGGATATTTTTGTTTGCTGCACCCACCCCGTGCTCAGCGGCCCCGCAGTGGAACGACTGGCCGGTGCGCCCATTCGGGAAGTGCTGGTGACCAATACCATTCCTCTGCCCGAGAGTAAAGTGATCGATAAGATTAAAATACTTTCGGTGGCACCCCTTTTGGGAGAAGCCATTATCCGCATTCATGAAGATTTGTCGGTAAGTAAACTTTTCGACTAA